The genome window AGATAGAAGAATATGAAGCCTCGAAGATCGATTCCCCTAGTACTACTACTTCCCCGTTTCATACATTCTTCGTCTTTGCATGGTCATGTAATCGCCGTATTTCATACTTGATCTTTACTCGAGCATCAAGGCAAAGCATTACCATCTCTGATAACTTCGCCTCTCGTCTGAACGACTGGTCTCGTCCTTGTGCGATAAATTTATGTAGCTGGCTGGCTTGGTTGCGGTTCAAAGCGACATACTTCTCATGCTGTGCCAAGCGATAGGCGTCGGCCAAAGAGATCGTTTTCGCCCTGTAAGCCTCTGATCCGCAGGCTTCAATCCGGGCTTTGTGCGCCAAGCACACAAATCGGGCCTAGATGACATCTATATTTCacagaggaagggaaaaaacTCTTCAACAATGTAGGATGTGGCATTGGTTAGCCACTCACAGAGGCGAGCTCGTCTTGTGCCTCTTGTAAAAGCTTGGCCCTCGTCACGCCACACTTGTTGCCCTATAGATACCGAAGGTCAGCTCAAGGGCGGACAGGACAAGCCAGTAATAAGTATGAACGTACATTTCGAGAAGGGTCCGTGAAAAGAGTCACTTTTTGATAATCGGACTGGGTATCAGTGTGCAGTATGACCCGATGTGTCCTTGAAGCTTCCATTCTTTGAGCGTGTGAACTGGTCATAGTAAATTCTTTGTAGAAGTTGAGGGTGGATCAATAATGATCAAGTCGAAGATTGTTGCTCATTATACTGGGGGAAACATTCAGAAATCGGGTTTAACTTCGATTGCAAGACTCACAGACCTCTTCTTGCAAGGCACGCAGACCTCttattcctttcttccttccttcttccttccttccttcctttatttatttatttcaTTCTTTCAGATTTGCACATCTCGTTCTACTTGCTGCTGTCATGTCTTCCGCACGCAAACGAAAATCATCCTCCACGACTTTAAGCGGACCCCGCCATTCCATCAAGAACACAGCATCAACTGAAGCACCGTCCGATTTGGCAATGTCCGGATCGCCGATACACATtgggatggatgatggagacCGAGGACAGGAAGGCACTGACGACGATGTGGAAGGCGACCAATCGAGTAGTGCTGCAGCCAAGCGGAAAATGCCTGCAGGAGCTGTGGCGCgctggagaggaaggggaggtagaggaggcggaggaggcagaggagggCGCGTAAGTGGGGGCCGCCAAACTCGAGAGGACGTGAGTATACGCAAGGATACGCTCGCTGGCTGCTATTTAGTGCCTGTACTAAAAGAAGGGTAGACAGACGACGATGAGCAGCCGGcgacgaaaaaaaaagccaAAAAAGCGGCCGGTGATGTAAAAACTAAGAATCATCTCCACAACCCTCACGATCCCCCTTCTCAGGTGCTCGCTCTGGAAAACTTTCTGGCACGCAACTCCTTGGTTGGTGGCGCTGAACCTGCCATTCTGGCCAGTGAGTTATGGTGGGCAACCCTCTTAATGATGAGGTTTGAGACGTTCCTAACAAGACGCTCCTAACACGCGATTAGGTTTCGTGGCTATGAAACACATTGGCCAAGCCGATCGGCGTCTTCGACATGATGCTCAAGCTCTCCTTTGCAAGACCGCAAGTGCCCGCTCAAAGAATGCGGCCGCTGTGAGCCAAGCCAATGAGTACAGGCACCAATGGGGCAAGTCCATGTCAGCCGGCGATGCCGAAATCCTTAACTGGACGAGGAGACAGCTGCAAATAGCCAACCAGGATCTAGACATCGTCCGTGCTTTTGCAAAAAAGGCTGCTGGCGTTGATGTTGCTACAAGCGATGTAGAGGCTGGGCCCTCAACCAGGGCTCTTGAAagcgatgaggaggacTAAAATCGGTAGCGATGTTGTGTAAAAAAGCCCTTTCATTGAGATGTATATAAAGAATGCGTGATCGGCACATGATAGGACGTTTTCTCTAAGTACATTTGTTTTGAAATATCGTCCGCGTTGGTACTCCAAtagagggaagaggagagcCTTATATCGACCCACTCGCAGAACGATTCTTTATCCTTGAACAATGACGAATACATCGGGCGAAGTTGGCAGTGGCTCCCTCATGGAGCAGTTATCGTTTATGACCGACCGGTATCGGATGATGGGACAGTAATTGTGGGGCAACGTTGAGCAAATGGCCGTCGCACCGTAGTAGTCGTTGAGTCTGCTGTTCTTGTGTGCGTTTCCATTTACAGACTGAGattatgatgatgactgtCTTGAGCGGTGACAGAAATGGGTGTGGTTAAGTTTCTCTGGGCGACGTAGTAGACGTGGATAGAGCGAGTTAGGGAAAATCATAAGAAACGTGGTCAATGCAAAAGAGTATTGGACGGTGATTTTCAGAACCTCATTATGTCAGTGGTTGTCCTTCTGTGCTCGTACTAACTGCTGGTGGGCCTTAACATCCCCGGGACAAAAATGTGTGGTGAGCTGATGTTGAATGCATGAAAAACCAAGgaacaaaaagaaactgCCCCGGAGAGACTCGAACTCTCGACCGTCTGATCTATTACGTAATAGACATTAATTAATCTAATTAATGATTTTTAAATAACAGTCAACCGCTGTAACCAACTCAGCCACGGGGCAATGTTGTAATACTGCAAAATAGTATATATATGTTTCATGTCATGTTAGACGAAACAAGtgcctccacttcttgTGCGCGCACTTTCAGAAAACTTCAATAACCTGCCATATTACTCTGACACCGTGCtactcatcctcttcacctgCCACCATTATCTAAAGCAAACGCACTCAGCATGCCTGTTGACAAGAAACAACGCAAAGGTGCTCACCCATACCGTAAACCCCGACCCAACCCTTCCgacccttcctcctccgaTAAGCCAGCCCGACCCAAACCTACGCATAGGATCCCAGCCACAGAAGCGCGAGATGAAGCCGGTCTCCCCGGATTGAGCAAGCTAAAGTCTAGTATTAGACAAACAAAACGATTGTTGGCCAAGGTGAGTCCTACGGATGGTAGGAGGCAATTGTTGACGTGTAGGGTATGCTGATCGATGGAATGGGTTTAATGTGATAGGAAAATCTCGAACCAGGATTGCGTGTGTCTACTCAAAGAAGGCTGACTAGTTTGGAGGCGGAtttggctgctgctgagaggagagaggtggaaaagaagaatggcgCCAAGTATCACAAGGTATGTCCGTCCCCTCTGGAATTTCTGGTACGCAAGAGCAGGTGCTAAAGAGTTTTCTCAGGTCAAGTTCTTTGGTCAGTCAACATCTATATCGTCTCTACTCTTGTGTCGACGTTTCATTAACATCTAATACCTTACAGAACGTCAAAAGCTTGTTCGGTTAATCAGACGATTCAACCGAAAACTCCTGGACTCGGAAACGTCGAGCAAGAAACGATCCAAGCATGAGGAAGAATTACTCGACGCTAGAATTATGCTTAATTATGTGTTACATTTCCCGTAAGCTCCTGAACCCTCATGTATACCCAGGAACTATGCTGAAATCCCGTATAAGAAACACTCAAAAATACATCTCGCTTTTCCCCAGTGACCCTAACCAGACAGAGaacgaagatgacgatgtgGATTCTTCAAAACCCAAGCTCAAACTCCCTGCACTCCTTCATCCCGTACCATCAGCAGAAGAGTGCGAAAAAATGGACAAGCCCACCAAACGACGATATGAACTCTTGTTGGAGACCAAGAAattgatggaggagggcAAGCTTAAGAACGAGCCAGAGACAGATCTAAAGAAGGGTCAAGTGGATGGTGTGGTCGTTGGTTTAGGTGCGAATGTGGAGATTGGTTtggaagacaagaagaaggccaagcAAAATGCTGCTCAAGgaacagaggaagaagaggacgattTCTTCGAGTCTGGCGACGAGTAAACGGGCACTTTATGTTGGTATCAGGGTATTGCATTGGGCTACGAGATATTTTGATTTGTATATGACCACAGATGCAAGCATCTTTTATTGCTACACAATGATATCTATCTCAAACATTTATAAGAAGGATTAAAGTTACTAACAATAATGTGAAACTGTCCGTGCCCATACATCGGTATTCAATGCGGGGTATACGCAAGAGGCGACAAGCGATATTCTGTGCCAATGTGAACGGCTACACTAAATGTTGGTTAACAGCCAGACAAATGCGAATTCTTTAGCAAGTAATAGAACCAGAGTGGTAATTGAAGTTGTAGATGCCGTTCTAACAAAGAGTATCAGGGTTGCTCGTTGTACACAAGGAAAACTCACCCAGCAATCCGCACTAATCGTCACATTGGAAGTAGTCTTCCCGTAGCCT of Cryptococcus tetragattii IND107 chromosome 13, whole genome shotgun sequence contains these proteins:
- a CDS encoding rRNA-processing protein EFG1, with product MPVDKKQRKGAHPYRKPRPNPSDPSSSDKPARPKPTHRIPATEARDEAGLPGLSKLKSSIRQTKRLLAKENLEPGLRVSTQRRLTSLEADLAAAERREVEKKNGAKYHKVKFFERQKLVRLIRRFNRKLLDSETSSKKRSKHEEELLDARIMLNYVLHFPNTQKYISLFPSDPNQTENEDDDVDSSKPKLKLPALLHPVPSAEECEKMDKPTKRRYELLLETKKLMEEGKLKNEPETDLKKGQVDGVVVGLGANVEIGLEDKKKAKQNAAQGTEEEEDDFFESGDE